A single window of Caldimicrobium thiodismutans DNA harbors:
- the dsrP gene encoding sulfate reduction electron transfer complex DsrMKJOP subunit DsrP yields the protein MLEHALKGSKKYWLWLGFLGIFIITGAYFYLQQLKIGLGITGMSRDVSWAFYIANFTFLVGVAASAVTIVLPYYWHNHKVYGKMTILGEFLAVSAVTMCLLFVVIDMGQPMRVFNVLRYPTPNSILFYDVIVLNGYFILNLICAWTALHSYYKDSSYPSWLKPVIFLAIIWAPFIHIVTAFIYQGLPGRHYWLSAIMAPKFLVSAFSSGPALLIILAALIKKVANFDIGEKAFETLGKTMTYFYLAFLGFYLFEVFTSFYSGIPGHKAPFIYLFVGYEGHAEWVPFMWTAVILAIISLIILLNPRTRKNQTLLVLAAFTVFFSAYIEKGIGLVTGGFTPNPFETVTPYRPTLPEVLISLGVWSTGFLVLTVLYKITIEVDKRKNLAVKLKG from the coding sequence ATGCTTGAACATGCACTTAAAGGCTCTAAGAAATATTGGTTATGGCTTGGATTCTTAGGTATTTTTATAATAACAGGAGCCTATTTTTATTTACAACAGTTAAAAATAGGCCTTGGAATAACTGGAATGAGTAGAGATGTATCTTGGGCTTTTTATATCGCCAATTTCACCTTTCTGGTTGGAGTGGCTGCCTCAGCAGTTACTATAGTCCTTCCATATTATTGGCATAATCATAAAGTTTACGGAAAAATGACAATCTTAGGTGAATTTTTGGCTGTCTCTGCTGTAACAATGTGTTTATTATTTGTAGTAATTGATATGGGACAACCTATGCGTGTCTTTAATGTTCTTAGATATCCAACACCTAATTCTATCCTTTTTTACGATGTTATAGTTTTGAATGGATACTTTATATTAAATTTAATTTGTGCCTGGACAGCCTTGCATTCTTATTATAAAGATTCAAGTTATCCATCCTGGTTAAAACCTGTAATATTTTTAGCTATTATATGGGCACCTTTTATTCATATAGTTACCGCATTTATTTATCAAGGCTTACCTGGTAGACATTATTGGCTTTCTGCAATTATGGCTCCTAAATTTTTAGTTTCAGCTTTTTCTTCAGGACCAGCATTACTTATTATTCTTGCAGCATTAATAAAAAAAGTAGCCAATTTTGATATTGGTGAGAAGGCCTTTGAGACCTTAGGTAAAACAATGACTTATTTTTACCTGGCTTTTCTGGGCTTTTATCTTTTTGAGGTTTTTACATCTTTCTATAGTGGAATACCTGGACATAAAGCACCTTTTATTTATCTTTTTGTTGGATATGAAGGGCATGCTGAATGGGTGCCTTTTATGTGGACAGCGGTTATTTTAGCTATTATATCTCTTATTATACTTCTTAATCCTCGCACAAGAAAAAACCAGACTTTACTGGTTCTTGCAGCTTTTACTGTTTTTTTCAGTGCCTATATAGAAAAAGGAATAGGTTTGGTAACCGGTGGATTTACACCCAATCCCTTTGAAACTGTTACACCTTATCGTCCAACCCTTCCCGAGGTCCTTATATCATTGGGAGTTTGGTCAACTGGGTTTTTGGTTCTGACGGTGCTTTATAAAATTACTATTGAAGTAGATAAGAGAAAAAATCTGGCAGTTAAACTGAAAGGTTAA